In Lolium perenne isolate Kyuss_39 chromosome 5, Kyuss_2.0, whole genome shotgun sequence, the sequence TCTGAAGACGTACGCTTAATGGAGCAGTGCTActagtggtggtggtgctgcagaATTGTAGCGTTTCTTGTGCAGATCGATGGGCAAGGCGGCCAGGTGGCTGAGAAGCTTCCTGACCGGCAAGAAGGGCAAGGGCAAGGGGAGAGGAGGCGACGGAGGACCGTTGCCGTCGCTGCCGGCGCCGGCCGCCAAGGAGAAGAGGCGATGGAGCTTCCGGCGTCCGGCGCCGTCGGTGAGCGGCAGGGACACGATGAGCACGGCGTCCGGCTACCAGGGGCATGGCCAGCTCGCGTCCACGTCGTCGTCACACTGCTTCTCGGCCGATGTGCACGTGGTGGCGTCGGTGCAGGAGGACCAGCTTGAGCATGTCGCCGTCCCTGTCCCGCCACCGGCCGAGGCTGCGATCGTTGCGGCTGCGGCGAGATCGGAGAACGGTGGCTACGCCGAGGTGGCCGCCGCCGTCAGGATCCAGTCGGCCTTCCGATCGTACCTGGTAAGTGACGCGACGTACATTCGTATGAAAATGGAAGTGCTGCTCTGACTGAAAATGGATATGCGATGCGCGTGCAGGCGAGGAAGGCGCTGTGCGCGCTGCGAGGAATGGTGAAGCTGCAGGCGATGGTGAGGGGCCAGCTGGTGCGGCGGCAGGCGGACGCCACGCTCCGGCGCATCCAGGCGCTCGTCGCCGCCCAGAGGCGCGCGCGCGCCGAGCGGCTGCGGCTCCGGCTCCTCGAGGACGGCGGCGCGCCCACGAGCCGCCGATCGCCGCAGCACTACCTGCAGCACCGCTCCCCTCGGAAGACCGTCGCGGAGGCGGACGGCGCGCGGCACAGTAGCTGCTGCTCGACGCCGGGGAAGCGCGATCTGTACAGCAGACACAACCAGAGGGCCTCGCCGGCGACGCGATCGGAGAACACGAGCGCGCGGACGTTCAGCGACCGGTTCGAG encodes:
- the LOC127298785 gene encoding protein IQ-DOMAIN 19-like, whose protein sequence is MGKAARWLRSFLTGKKGKGKGRGGDGGPLPSLPAPAAKEKRRWSFRRPAPSVSGRDTMSTASGYQGHGQLASTSSSHCFSADVHVVASVQEDQLEHVAVPVPPPAEAAIVAAAARSENGGYAEVAAAVRIQSAFRSYLARKALCALRGMVKLQAMVRGQLVRRQADATLRRIQALVAAQRRARAERLRLRLLEDGGAPTSRRSPQHYLQHRSPRKTVAEADGARHSSCCSTPGKRDLYSRHNQRASPATRSENTSARTFSDRFEEEHYSASAASFSAAGSEASWRHHRASASYMANTESSRAKQARSQSAPRHRPEPASPSPSGRRRASLDPRDLAAGQVGQARAPSPGRSSVDARGAREAER